TCTGGCCAGTGTCTCCAATCAACTCCTTGAGGGCCTGCCCCGCCTCGCGTCGGATACCGTCCGCCTTCGCGGAATCGCCGCCTGGCCCTGGATTGTTAGTCTCAACTTGAACGCGAATTAGAATTAGCCCCACTCATTCTGATGAATCCCCAAAAGAAGCCTTCTGTGACCGTGCTTTGCGGGTTCCTGGGTGCGGGGAAAACGACGTTGCTGAAGCATCTGCTCGCGCAGGCGGAAGGGCGGAAGTGGGCGACGGTCGTCAACGACGTGGCGGCGCTCAACATCGACGGCGCGGTGGTGCGGGCGGGTGTGGCAGGAGGCGGATTGGGCGGCGACGTGGTGGAGTTGGGCAACGGCTGCGTGTGCTGCTCCAGCAAGGACGAGCTGGCCGAGACGGTGGCGGAACTGGCGATGGCGGGAAGGGCGCGAGAGGGAACGGACCGGGAGGTCCGTTCTCCGGCGACGGGGCGCTATGAACATATTTTGATCGAGACGACGGGTGTGGCCGAGCCGCGAGGGATCGCGAACCTGTTCACGCGGAAAAATCCGTTCGGGCGGACGCTGGGCGACTTTGCGACGCTGTCGGCGCTGGTGAGCGTGATCGACGTCGCCGCGTTCGCGTTGGAGGAAAAGAAGGTGGAAAACGCCAGGGTGCAGAGGTCGGGTCCGGGCGGCGCGCATCCGGTGTTCGAGCTGATGCTGGAGCAGGTCGAGTGCGCCGACGTGCTGGTGTTGAACCAATGCGACCGGGTCACGGCGGAGGAGGCCGACCGGATCGAGGCGATCCTGCGCGGACTCAACGCGCGAGCCGAGGTCGTGCGCACGGAGCACGGGCAGGTCGCGAGCGAGTTTTTGTTGGGGCGCGTGCGTTTCGACGCCAAGGAAACCTTGGG
The nucleotide sequence above comes from Elusimicrobiota bacterium. Encoded proteins:
- a CDS encoding GTP-binding protein gives rise to the protein MNPQKKPSVTVLCGFLGAGKTTLLKHLLAQAEGRKWATVVNDVAALNIDGAVVRAGVAGGGLGGDVVELGNGCVCCSSKDELAETVAELAMAGRAREGTDREVRSPATGRYEHILIETTGVAEPRGIANLFTRKNPFGRTLGDFATLSALVSVIDVAAFALEEKKVENARVQRSGPGGAHPVFELMLEQVECADVLVLNQCDRVTAEEADRIEAILRGLNARAEVVRTEHGQVASEFLLGRVRFDAKETLGAAQWVRVLNAVASGGGSGGPTTPSGRLAGATNGPDGVVGSPSGGFVRRPVVARAMKPAHEVKYGITSFVYQARRPFARAAFRALIETGLPGLLRAKGFYWTREQPDEMAFLSVAGRVVRHDTLNPWWAALVENGKARLDERPEAIRALWVEPHGDRRQELVFIGVGLDEAAMRAALDGCLG